A portion of the Malania oleifera isolate guangnan ecotype guangnan chromosome 3, ASM2987363v1, whole genome shotgun sequence genome contains these proteins:
- the LOC131150640 gene encoding uncharacterized protein LOC131150640, with product MPRPGPRPYECVRRAWHSDRHQPIRGTLIQEIFRVVNEIHSSATKKNKEWQDKVPVVVLKAEEIMYSKANSEAEYMDLKTLWDRANDAINTIIRRDESAETEGLLQPCIEAALNLGCMARRPSRSQRNSCTRCYLSPNTREPTSAPLGFAENATGENHKTNPQFMSHKSNFVKPTTVDSTQGLESGNPVKKFRFTTENVPLSRSNRCSPMKTYPASNLCAVYPLYYGNFLETEGCDGFEAPAKFHAKTTEPVEMVVQKNLFCSNIDAPNKSTEEDIRVNFDNPTENDCDLSLRLGPLVEDVGSISSQGGNKFSDRLIQMDKELLFCPRSNTDNRFDSCSVKLSFAGGTSNVEALMRKQKAINH from the exons ATGCCGAGACCAGGGCCAAGACCTTATGAGTGTGTTAGAAGAGCATGGCACAGTGATAGACACCAACCCATCCGAGGCACTCTCATTCAAGAAATTTTcag GGTTGTCAACGAGATTCACAGCTCAGCAACTAAGAAGAACAAAGAATGGCAAGACAAGGTTCCTGTAGTTGTGTTGAAAGCAGAAGAAATTATGTACTCCAAAGCAAATTCTGAG GCTGAGTATATGGATCTTAAAACCCTCTGGGACCGGGCAAATGACGCCATTAACACGATTATCCGACGAGATGAGAGTGCTGAAACCGAAGGTCTTCTTCAGCCTTGCATTGAAG CCGCTCTCAATTTGGGCTGCATGGCGAGGAGACCGTCGAGGAGCCAACGGAACAGTTGTACAAGATGCTACCTGAGTCCCAACACCCGAGAACCCACCAGTGCTCCTCTTGGTTTTGCAGAGAACGCAACTGGGGAAAATCATAAAACCAATCCACAATTCATGTCTCACAAGTCAAATTTTGTGAAACCCACGACCGTAGATTCTACTCAAGGCTTAGAATCTGGCAACCCTGTTAAAAAATTTCGCTTTACTACCGAGAATGTTCCTCTATCTCGAAGCAACCGATGCTCACCTATGAAAACTTATCCTGCATCTAATTTGTGTGCTGTTTACCCTCTGTATTATGGAAATTTCCTTGAAACTGAAGGTTGTGATGGTTTCGAAGCTCCTGCAAAGTTTCATGCTAAGACCACCGAGCCTGTTGAGATGGTTGTCCAGAAAAACCTTTTTTGTTCTAATATAGATGCTCCAAACAAAAGCACTGAAGAGGATATCAGGGTCAATTTTGATAACCCAACTGAGAATGACTGTGATTTATCATTGCGCCTGGGCCCTTTGGTTGAGGATGTTGGTTCCATTAGTTCTCAAGGGGGAAACAAGTTTAGTGATCGGTTGATACAGATGGATAAAGAGTTGCTGTTCTGTCCAAGGAGCAACACTGATAATCGGTTCGATTCCTGCTCTGTTAAATTGAGTTTTGCAGGTGGAACTTCTAATGTAGAAGCACTAATGAGAAAGCAGAAGGCAATCAATCACTAG
- the LOC131150641 gene encoding uncharacterized protein LOC131150641 — translation MIKWSRRPSAPAPPKRFLVKVKPWKLEGLDMEEDVVKMVAIETRWKGPKSGLLVPFHRPSKTPRDISSIRIARGESIEWDEEFQSICDFSVFSKDKFSFSPWEVSFKIIHVRRAESKGSKGTVLGKASLNIGELASKMEPLVERKLPITLYHATGSNTQTTLLISVSFVEIRNCQDEFGIVQNAAELDRVARNIVKSNSNKEDWFFRRLLKKKTEIMRKARQDVESSGDTDESAVFDSEGSPRNESSGVIDSDDNKSKMIMELEWPPSSETQPDSVQKVELLSWKRKRLSSGSVRKKIELLFKKTSRVDDNPVVHADHQLSGSSPTESIHSDSELSLLTGSWESKELGSRDGQAVLNANLFFASFDQCSEQADGEGACTALVTVIANWLQSNQGAMPTRPEFNDLITRGSSEWRKLCSSEAYTNAFPDKHFDLETVLQARLRPLSVRPDKSFVGFFSPEKFELLKGRMSFDEIWNEITSNLEDYEESVYIVSWNDHFFVLKVEANACYLIDTLGERLFEGCNQAYILRFDESSSMCRKVKKEESSSEERTGVETSDQGQEGEEIICRGKDCCREFIKRFLAAIPLSELETEEQKGTISSLSLHQRLQIEFHFSSSSLSSSSSSSTTSTLSLFS, via the exons ATGATCAAGTGGTCGCGAAGGCCGTCGGCGCCAGCACCACCAAAAAGGTTTTTAGTGAAGGTGAAACCATGGAAGCTCGAGGGGTTGGATATGGAAGAAGATGTAGTTAAAATGGTAGCCATTGAAACAAGGTGGAAGGGGCCTAAGAGTGGATTACTAGTCCCATTTCATCGACCGTCGAAAACGCCAAGAGATATTTCGAGCATAAGAATTGCAAGAGGAGAATCCATTGAATGGGATGAAGAGTTCCAGAGCATATGCGATTTTTCAGTCTTTTCAAAGGATAAATTCTCTTTCTCGCCCTGGGAAGTTTCCTTCAAAATTATACAT GTAAGAAGAGCAGAATCAAAGGGTAGTAAAGGGACCGTGCTAGGGAAGGCGTCCCTAAATATAGGGGAGCTGGCCTCAAAGATGGAGCCCCTCGTTGAAAGAAAGCTACCCATCACCTTATACCACGCTACCGGTTCTAACACACAAACTACACTTTTG ATATCTGTGAGCTTTGTGGAGATCAGAAATTGTCAAGACGAGTTTGGAATTGTTCAAAATGCGGCTGAGTTGGACAGGGTCGCCAGAAACATCGTTAAGTCAAATTCAAATAAGGAAGACTGGTTCTTCAGAAGGCTCCTGAAAAAGAAGACCGAGATCATGAGAAAGGCCCGCCAGGACGTTGAGAGTTCTGGTGACACCGACGAGTCAGCTGTGTTTGACTCAGAAGGTTCACCCAGGAATGAGTCAAGTGGCGTGATTGATAGTGATGATAACAAGTCGAAGATGATAATGGAGTTGGAATGGCCTCCGAGTTCAGAGACTCAGCCGGACTCAGTTCAGAAGGTTGAGCTTTTGTCATGGAAGAGAAAGAGGTTGAGCTCTGGGTCagtgagaaagaaaatagagCTGCTGTTTAAGAAGACCAGCCGTGTTGATGATAACCCGGTTGTCCATGCCGATCACCAACTCAGTGGTTCTTCCCCAACCGAGTCAATTCATTCTGATTCTGAACTG AGTCTCCTCACTGGTAGCTGGGAGTCAAAGGAACTGGGGAGCAGGGACGGGCAAGCAGTGCTCAATGCCAATTTGTTCTTTGCCTCGTTCGATCAATGCAGCGAGCAAGCTGACGGAGAGGGCGCCTGCACTGCATTAGTCACTGTAATCGCCAACTGGCTCCAATCAAACCAAGGTGCAATGCCCACAAGACCGGAATTCAATGACCTCATTACTCGAGGCTCCTCTGAGTGGAGAAAGCTTTGCAGCAGTGAAGCCTACACAAATGCCTTTCCCGACAAGCATTTTGACCTCGAAACTGTGCTGCAGGCTCGCCTGAGGCCTCTCTCTGTTCGGCCCGACAAATCTTTTGTGGGTTTTTTCAGCCCAGAAAAGTTTGAACTCTTGAAAGGACGCATGTCTTTTGACGAAATATGGAATGAAATTACTAGCAATCTTGAAGATTATGAAGAAAGCGTTTACATAGTTAGTTGGAATGATCATTTCTTCGTGTTGAAGGTTGAAGCCAATGCTTGCTATCTCATTGACACACTGGGTGAGCGGCTCTTCGAGGGGTGCAATCAGGCTTACATATTAAGATTCGATGAATCATCTTCAATGTGCAGGAAGGTGAAGAAAGAAGAAAGTAGCTCAGAGGAAAGAACTGGAGTGGAGACTTCTGATCAAGGGCAGGAGGGGGAAGAAATAATTTGCAGGGGCAAAGACTGTTGTAGAGAGTTTATTAAGAGGTTTCTTGCTGCCATACCACTTAGTGAGCTGGAAACAGAAGAACAAAAGGGTACAATTTCTAGTCTCTCACTTCATCAGCGATTGCAGATCGAGTTTCATTTTAGTTCATCATCGTTGTCATCCTCGTCATCTTCTTCTACCACTTCCACACTTTCTCTTTTCTCATGA
- the LOC131151420 gene encoding uncharacterized mitochondrial protein AtMg00810-like: protein MSLPPGFHSKDGPSIAASSSQSSNTVVCRLLKSLYGLRQASRQWYTKLSFVIQQLGFIQSTTDNSLFVHAKGSSFTTLLVYVDDMIITRNDPICVANLKTVLDAKFGIKDLGSHKFFLGLEIARGRNGISLNQRKFALDILKETRMMGCKPAKSPMEQQLKLSNDNGELLSDSGKYRRLIGKLIYLTLSRPDITYAVNRLIQFLAKSRVPHMQVATRILQFIKGTPGQGILFSSSSDLQLKVYCDADWAGCPDTRKSLTRYYVFLGDALISWRSKKQSMVSRSSAEAEYRSMAALHIAANPLLHERSKHIEADCHIIRNRVLDGMIKTFHVASKNQLTDIFTKALGVNNHIRMIKKLGLINIFAHQVEYPDCTIKDQAARALLLRGGGGVKLSEPIINAGVLSSVKRKTVVQE, encoded by the exons atgtcATTGCCTCCTGGTTTTCACAGTAAGGACGGGCCTTCAATTGCTGCTTCTTCTTCACAATCATCTAATACTGTTGTTTGTAGGTTGCTTAAATCTCTTTATGGTCTGAGACAAGCTTCAAGACAATGGTATACGAAATTGTCATTTGTTATTCAACAACTTGGTTTTATTCAATCGACTACTGATAATTCTCTTTTTGTTCATGCCAAAGGTTCCTCATTCACAACTTTATtggtttatgtggatgacatgatcATAACAAGAAATGATCCCATTTGTGTAGCAAATTTAAAGACAGTTCTGGATGCTAAATTTGGAATTAAAGATCTTGGATCACATAAGTTCTTCTTAGGACTTGAAATTGCTAGAGGAAGAAATGGAATAAGCTTAAATCAAAGAAAGTTTGCTTTAGACATTTTAAAGGAGACAAGAATGATGGGTTGTAAACCTGCTAAGTCTCCAATGGAACAACAATTAAAATTGTCAAATGACAATGGTGAACTTCTATCAGATTCAGGCAAGTATAGAAGGCTTATAGGAAAATTGATTTATTTAACACTCAGCAGACCAGATATTACATATGCTGTGAACAGGCTGATTCAGTTTTTGGCCAAATCGAGAGTTCCTCATATGCAAGTTGCAACAAGAATTCTACAATTCATCAAGGGGACACCTGGGCAaggaattttattttctagtagtTCAGATTTACAATTGAAGGTATattgtgatgctgattgggctggatGCCCAGATACAAGGAAGTCTCTTACTAGATATTATGTTTTTCTTGGAGATGCTTTGATTTCTTGGAGATCAAAGAAGCAATCAATGGTATCAAGATCttcagctgaggctgaatatagATCAATG GCAGCTTTGCATATAGCTGCAAATCCATTATTACATGAACGATCAAAACATATAGAAGCGGATTGTCATATTATTAGAAACAGAGTTCTAGATGGTATGATCAAAACTTTTCATGTTGCATCTAAAAATCAGTTGACTGACATTTTTACTAAGGCACTTGGTGTAAACAATCATATTAGAATGATCAAGAAGTTGGGTTTGATTAATATCTTTGCTCATCAAGTTGAATATCCGGATTGTACTATAAAAGATCAAGCAGCAAGAGCTTTGCTCTTGAGGGGTGGCGGGGGTGTTAAACTTAGTGAGCCAATCATTAATGCTGGGGTGTTAAGTTCAGTAAAAAGAAAAACAGTGGTTCAAGAATAA